From the Gemmatimonadales bacterium genome, one window contains:
- a CDS encoding aryl-sulfate sulfotransferase, with protein sequence MKSQAVHHLAGAALLLVAVGCGSSDTQGPDTPPYRGATVQAIPQNVLAAAVLVRATGYDSAYIEAQAGAGPSQTTPAVAFGGDTIVRVPVLGLDTATAYTFRVVLTEDGAADHVVDSLPFTSGSLPAWIPAMGSIGTSGESGYVALSLPDGAVTVDNDGKVVWYHYSPNGVLNSFQAHPSGSYTILSAAGTGGTEFLVLNVLGEQTGTLACVGRPTRFHDLLVGVDGDVWILCDETRVMDLSGVGGNPAASVTATVVQHVDADGTLLWEWNAFDHFDITDQPSADRSGPNVNFTHGNGIGFDTDGNLLLGFRSLSEVTKVDRSTGAVIWRLGGLRNEFTILNDPKGTFERQHGVRAAGAGTIQLLDNGLQAPSRLVRYRLNGTNHTADMEWAFIDSPTTWTLVGGTTQFHPDGHATVSFGRAGRVIEVDQHGLRIWELTGLDGVYVFRAQRLGSLYAAGRNEPTR encoded by the coding sequence ATGAAGTCCCAAGCGGTTCACCATCTGGCCGGCGCCGCGCTCCTGCTGGTGGCCGTGGGATGCGGGAGTTCCGACACCCAGGGTCCCGACACGCCGCCGTACAGGGGCGCCACGGTACAGGCGATCCCACAGAACGTCCTGGCGGCCGCGGTGCTGGTTCGCGCCACCGGCTACGACAGCGCCTACATTGAGGCCCAGGCCGGCGCCGGCCCGTCCCAGACGACCCCCGCGGTTGCCTTCGGCGGTGACACCATCGTCCGGGTCCCGGTCCTCGGGCTGGACACCGCCACCGCCTACACCTTTCGCGTGGTGCTGACGGAGGATGGGGCGGCGGATCATGTGGTGGACTCCCTCCCCTTCACCAGCGGCTCGCTCCCGGCCTGGATTCCAGCCATGGGGAGCATCGGGACGTCAGGCGAATCAGGCTACGTCGCGCTCTCGCTTCCCGACGGCGCCGTCACAGTGGATAACGACGGGAAGGTGGTCTGGTACCACTACTCGCCGAACGGCGTCCTCAACTCCTTCCAGGCGCATCCGAGTGGATCCTACACGATCCTCAGCGCCGCAGGGACGGGGGGGACCGAATTCCTCGTGCTGAATGTGCTGGGAGAACAGACAGGGACACTGGCATGCGTCGGGCGCCCCACCCGATTTCACGACCTGCTGGTCGGGGTCGATGGGGACGTCTGGATCCTCTGCGACGAAACCCGCGTCATGGACCTGTCGGGCGTCGGGGGAAATCCCGCTGCATCGGTGACCGCTACGGTCGTCCAGCACGTGGACGCCGATGGCACGCTGCTCTGGGAGTGGAACGCGTTCGATCACTTCGACATCACTGATCAGCCATCTGCCGACCGATCGGGGCCGAACGTGAACTTCACTCATGGAAACGGCATCGGGTTCGACACTGACGGTAACCTGCTCCTCGGGTTCCGGAGCTTAAGCGAAGTGACGAAGGTGGACCGCTCCACCGGGGCAGTGATCTGGCGCCTGGGAGGGCTCCGGAACGAATTTACCATCCTGAACGATCCCAAGGGGACGTTTGAACGCCAGCACGGCGTGCGGGCGGCCGGAGCTGGAACGATCCAACTGCTCGACAACGGCCTGCAAGCGCCAAGCCGCCTGGTGCGGTACCGCCTGAACGGCACGAACCACACCGCGGACATGGAGTGGGCGTTCATCGATTCGCCGACGACCTGGACGTTGGTGGGGGGAACAACCCAGTTTCATCCGGACGGCCACGCCACGGTGTCATTCGGACGTGCGGGGCGAGTGATCGAGGTAGACCAGCACGGTCTCCGCATTTGGGAGCTGACGGGGCTCGACGGTGTCTACGTGTTCCGTGCCCAGCGCCTGGGCTCGCTGTACGCAGCCGGCAGGAACGAGCCGACGCGGTAG
- a CDS encoding GWxTD domain-containing protein has translation MVRWFPLALAAGVLVAPTPMGQRQTDDVMAVRAVRFYRAESRQTLVKAFVQIPYVGFANAGGSGTSDQVTYFVTVKVSDSTGLGLLQEGWTNHIPMSYAVPGVLGLEMLEFPVLPGSYVLDVTVEDSVTGWKAFATTAVEGFRSPPPVSDLLLSPEIRAAAPNDTVPKPGELRIGNLLVTGAVELHLTPLQSQAYYLIEAYSEQAGNGTLSAAIRDSSGKTLLKTPSAAVSVPAGGGVLKGQLDLTGLPEGQYTMAVSVTLEGVTSERSQPFTMANLEETLAKEAARVEQEQRTDAGYFGAMNEAQLDSAQGPLLYLATPADGMNLYKDLSVDAKRRWLTEFWTRRDLTPGVARNETRENFYEAVAYANQQFKIGGRRTTPGWRTDRGRIYAKYGPYDEYLDRVSVGKAPPYQVWRYTQQKDRYFIFVDRNNLGEFQLIYSNDLTEVSRPDWQDILTADGVIDVGRWLGVNFFPTSGVQ, from the coding sequence ATGGTTCGTTGGTTCCCGCTGGCCCTCGCGGCCGGTGTCCTGGTCGCCCCGACCCCGATGGGGCAGCGGCAAACGGACGATGTCATGGCGGTTCGAGCGGTCCGGTTCTACCGGGCGGAGAGCCGCCAGACGCTGGTCAAGGCGTTTGTGCAGATCCCCTACGTTGGCTTTGCCAACGCCGGGGGCAGCGGAACCAGTGACCAGGTCACCTACTTCGTGACCGTGAAGGTGTCCGATTCCACCGGACTCGGGCTGTTGCAGGAGGGATGGACCAACCATATCCCGATGTCGTACGCGGTACCGGGAGTGTTGGGGCTTGAAATGCTGGAGTTTCCTGTCTTGCCCGGCTCATATGTGCTCGACGTGACCGTGGAGGACAGCGTAACGGGGTGGAAGGCGTTCGCGACGACCGCTGTCGAAGGATTTCGGTCACCCCCGCCGGTGTCAGACCTGCTGCTCTCCCCGGAAATCCGGGCGGCAGCGCCGAATGACACGGTGCCCAAGCCCGGGGAGTTGCGGATCGGAAATTTGCTGGTGACCGGCGCGGTGGAGCTCCACCTGACCCCGCTCCAGAGCCAGGCCTACTACCTGATCGAGGCGTACAGTGAACAGGCCGGAAACGGCACGCTGTCGGCCGCCATTCGCGACTCCAGCGGGAAGACGCTCCTGAAGACACCATCGGCGGCGGTCAGTGTGCCGGCCGGGGGGGGAGTGCTGAAGGGCCAGTTGGACCTGACGGGGTTGCCCGAGGGGCAATACACCATGGCGGTGTCGGTCACCCTGGAAGGAGTCACATCGGAGCGGTCACAGCCGTTCACCATGGCGAACCTCGAGGAGACGCTCGCCAAGGAAGCAGCGAGGGTCGAACAGGAACAACGGACCGATGCCGGCTACTTCGGCGCCATGAACGAGGCGCAGCTGGATAGCGCCCAGGGACCGCTGCTCTACCTCGCGACGCCGGCCGATGGGATGAACTTGTACAAGGACCTGAGCGTTGATGCGAAGCGGCGGTGGCTCACGGAGTTCTGGACCCGCCGGGATTTGACTCCCGGGGTGGCACGGAACGAGACCCGCGAGAATTTTTACGAGGCCGTTGCCTACGCCAACCAGCAGTTCAAGATCGGCGGCCGACGCACCACGCCGGGATGGCGCACCGACCGGGGCCGGATCTACGCGAAGTACGGACCCTACGACGAGTATCTCGACCGGGTCTCGGTGGGCAAGGCACCGCCCTACCAGGTCTGGCGTTACACGCAGCAGAAGGACCGGTATTTCATCTTTGTTGACCGGAACAATCTGGGCGAGTTCCAGTTGATTTACTCAAACGACCTCACCGAGGTCTCCCGACCGGACTGGCAGGACATCCTGACCGCCGATGGAGTGATCGACGTGGGGCGATGGCTGGGCGTGAATTTCTTCCCGACATCGGGCGTCCAGTAA
- a CDS encoding PorV/PorQ family protein: MKRHTAHGLALAALLVGGLPVALAAQASEINADNTPYGTTSGEFLLLGASARGAALGNAFQAIANDVSALYYNPAGVALMESPGVLISTYSYVANTTYSWGGMAFPFSGGARAVGLHLGTFGFKDQPEYTVELPDGTGGVYSVSESYLGLTYAENFSDRFSAGITAKGVFDQLGEVSGSAFAVDFGTNFHSALNNHPVKFSFVIQNLGTNLSYSGDALNVGVPRTPVPGEDPVPNNPQPGQYRSKAFSLPTTFTVAVAYDIIAKENTRWTVIADFNQPNNTSAGYVFGTEFAFPQMGGSNFNGAVRGSYSYASANSGQDVTGSQLNEEQSYQGTAFGGGLSYTTESFNLGFDYAWKYMGILGSTNFFTFSIGW; the protein is encoded by the coding sequence ATGAAGCGGCACACTGCGCATGGGTTGGCCCTGGCGGCGCTGCTGGTCGGCGGGTTGCCCGTGGCCCTCGCGGCCCAGGCATCCGAGATCAATGCAGACAACACGCCCTATGGTACGACGTCGGGAGAGTTTCTTCTCCTCGGCGCCAGTGCCCGCGGCGCCGCCCTCGGCAACGCCTTTCAGGCCATCGCCAACGACGTTTCGGCTCTCTACTACAACCCCGCCGGCGTGGCATTGATGGAAAGCCCCGGGGTCCTCATCTCGACCTACTCGTACGTGGCCAACACCACGTACAGCTGGGGCGGCATGGCCTTCCCGTTCTCGGGCGGCGCCCGGGCGGTCGGTCTCCACCTCGGGACCTTCGGGTTCAAGGACCAGCCGGAATACACCGTCGAACTGCCGGACGGCACCGGCGGCGTCTATTCCGTCAGCGAATCGTACCTCGGCCTCACCTACGCCGAGAATTTCTCGGACCGGTTCTCGGCGGGTATCACCGCCAAGGGCGTGTTCGACCAGCTCGGTGAAGTGAGCGGGAGCGCCTTCGCGGTGGACTTCGGCACCAACTTCCACTCGGCGCTGAACAACCACCCGGTCAAGTTCTCCTTCGTCATCCAGAACCTCGGCACCAACCTCAGCTACAGCGGCGACGCGCTCAACGTGGGCGTCCCGCGGACGCCGGTGCCAGGTGAAGATCCCGTGCCGAACAACCCGCAGCCCGGTCAGTACCGGAGCAAGGCGTTCTCCCTGCCGACCACCTTTACCGTGGCCGTGGCGTACGACATCATCGCCAAGGAGAACACCCGGTGGACCGTCATCGCCGACTTCAACCAGCCGAACAACACGAGCGCTGGCTACGTCTTCGGCACCGAGTTCGCCTTCCCGCAGATGGGTGGCAGCAACTTCAATGGCGCGGTCCGTGGCAGCTACAGCTACGCCTCGGCCAACTCGGGCCAGGACGTCACGGGGAGCCAGCTCAACGAAGAGCAGAGCTACCAGGGCACCGCGTTCGGTGGCGGGCTGAGCTACACGACCGAATCGTTCAATCTGGGCTTTGACTATGCCTGGAAGTACATGGGCATTCTTGGCTCGACTAACTTCTTCACGTTCAGCATCGGCTGGTAA